A genomic window from Candidatus Poribacteria bacterium includes:
- a CDS encoding replication initiation protein: MNLAKVNEVIKASPAIQIQSRISLLQRRAWNVLLANAYNELPDKDIHSVSMVELSAKLGFGDGNQEYLKEVLKSIVDCTVEWNLLNKDNKKVWGAASLLSFVEIEDGICCYQFPHPLRLRLHNPRVYAKLNLRLQNRFRSRYALVLWEVCFDYFDTDRNQGETPFIPLEVFKGLMGLEKDEYPIFKELNRNVIKPAITEINDLTNYHVEVEQKRIGRRIGELKFRITRVKQLPVQESVFPDIENLPPVAVELVQAGIDRKMALQIADAEWDFVIPSKLPVPGSYADFLGYVAEKLEMSVDAVGVKNRAGYIVEAIRENYQDPELQKAREIRAEKAKEKQLEELREEFNLKRRTLLRQAIHAQPELVEAAAERIQAYIVRQRLSEHDSAMEAYQRGGMVAAEINHILAEEFCQELLASVVEAYEDERDRILGESG; encoded by the coding sequence ATGAACTTAGCAAAGGTTAATGAAGTGATCAAAGCAAGTCCCGCTATCCAGATCCAGAGCAGAATTTCGCTTTTACAGCGTCGGGCATGGAATGTGTTGCTGGCAAATGCCTACAACGAACTTCCAGATAAAGACATACATAGTGTGAGTATGGTTGAATTATCGGCGAAACTTGGATTCGGCGATGGGAATCAGGAATATCTGAAAGAGGTGTTAAAGTCTATTGTTGATTGTACGGTCGAATGGAATCTTCTTAATAAAGACAATAAGAAGGTCTGGGGGGCTGCAAGCCTATTATCATTTGTAGAGATAGAAGATGGCATCTGTTGTTACCAGTTTCCACATCCATTGCGCCTGAGACTTCACAACCCCCGCGTCTACGCCAAGTTGAACCTACGATTGCAGAATCGATTCAGGAGTCGATATGCCCTCGTTTTGTGGGAAGTCTGTTTCGACTACTTCGATACGGATCGGAATCAGGGCGAAACCCCTTTTATCCCTCTTGAAGTTTTTAAGGGGCTGATGGGACTTGAAAAAGATGAATACCCAATTTTCAAAGAACTCAATCGAAATGTCATCAAGCCTGCGATCACAGAGATTAACGATCTCACAAACTACCACGTTGAAGTCGAACAGAAACGCATCGGACGACGGATCGGTGAATTGAAGTTTCGTATTACGCGAGTCAAGCAGCTCCCCGTTCAGGAGTCAGTATTCCCGGATATAGAGAACTTACCGCCTGTTGCCGTGGAACTCGTCCAGGCGGGGATTGATCGAAAAATGGCATTGCAGATCGCTGATGCTGAGTGGGATTTTGTCATACCTTCAAAGTTGCCGGTGCCGGGGAGTTATGCGGATTTTCTGGGGTATGTCGCAGAGAAGCTTGAGATGTCGGTGGATGCGGTAGGTGTGAAAAATCGTGCGGGTTATATCGTTGAAGCGATCCGTGAAAACTATCAGGACCCCGAACTCCAAAAGGCGCGAGAGATACGCGCAGAAAAGGCGAAAGAAAAGCAGCTTGAGGAACTTCGGGAAGAATTCAACCTCAAGCGAAGGACCCTCCTCCGACAAGCCATCCATGCTCAGCCGGAACTCGTAGAAGCCGCCGCGGAACGTATCCAGGCCTACATCGTCCGTCAACGGTTGAGTGAACATGACTCGGCGATGGAGGCGTATCAGAGGGGCGGGATGGTCGCCGCAGAGATCAACCACATCCTCGCTGAGGAGTTCTGTCAGGAGTTGCTGGCATCGGTTGTTGAAGCCTATGAGGATGAGAGGGACAGGATTTTGGGAGAGAGCGGTTAA